The following proteins are encoded in a genomic region of Bacillota bacterium:
- a CDS encoding AzlC family ABC transporter permease, which yields MGSSAAPADRKIRAESFKQGVLWSVPVVLGYVPIGVAYGVLARAHGLTLMETTLMSAMVYAGSAQFIALQLLAAGSGPWQLVVAAGLVNSRHLLMSASLCRRLGSLSPLVAGVLAFGVTDETFVMASSRIPVRRKNPAWDGAEGERWSPIAGAVGHVSGELAASVLGLNLASYLAWVGASAAGAILGDAALAVAGDALGFAVPAMFIGLLSLSVRGPLSAMVAALSGGLSLLIVLTVGGGWNVLLATAMAATVGTMLGDRFGSRPRQ from the coding sequence ATGGGGTCTAGCGCAGCTCCTGCCGACCGAAAGATCCGCGCCGAGTCGTTCAAGCAAGGTGTCCTATGGTCCGTGCCGGTGGTCCTGGGCTATGTCCCGATAGGCGTCGCTTACGGGGTACTGGCTCGCGCCCACGGCTTGACCCTCATGGAGACCACTCTTATGTCCGCCATGGTATACGCGGGCTCGGCTCAGTTCATTGCTCTACAGCTTTTGGCCGCAGGGTCCGGGCCATGGCAGCTGGTAGTAGCCGCAGGGCTGGTCAACTCCCGCCATCTCTTGATGAGCGCCTCGCTCTGCAGGCGCCTGGGAAGCTTGTCCCCCCTCGTCGCCGGCGTCCTTGCGTTCGGTGTCACCGACGAAACATTCGTCATGGCCAGCTCCCGCATCCCCGTGAGACGAAAGAACCCCGCGTGGGACGGCGCGGAAGGCGAAAGATGGAGCCCTATCGCCGGCGCGGTGGGTCACGTGTCCGGGGAGCTGGCGGCCAGCGTCCTGGGCTTGAACCTCGCTTCCTACTTGGCGTGGGTCGGGGCCTCGGCGGCCGGAGCCATCCTGGGCGATGCGGCTTTGGCGGTGGCTGGAGATGCGCTGGGCTTCGCCGTTCCCGCCATGTTCATCGGCCTTCTCTCCCTAAGCGTTAGAGGCCCGCTCAGCGCGATGGTCGCAGCGTTATCCGGAGGTCTCTCCCTGCTGATCGTCCTGACGGTCGGGGGCGGGTGGAACGTGCTGTTAGCCACCGCAATGGCGGCGACAGTAGGCACGATGCTCGGAGACCGTTTCGGGAGCCGGCCGCGCCAATGA